The region aattaaataattttttaaattatgaataattttGCGTTTACTCAGGTCTACATTGTGTCAAAAGATCAGAAATTATTCAGTATGACAAATATTCAATCATAAAAGATATCAGGAGGGGGGCAAATACTCATGTATGTCAATCCTGATAAAAATAGGGATTGCCCATTTATGCCTCCTTAGAAACATTCTAGAGAAAGTTGTTGCTAAGCAACTCAGTATCCTAcggtgggctccagaattattagtacccttgatgaatatgcacaaaaaagttattgacataagctatattttccaacatatataaagtagtgtgctttattaatgattcaatggaatcaagaaCAAATTACAACCTTGGcagccctggtttaatactttacGAAAATATCCCTGGCAAAGATTACatccatgagtcttttcctataatttgtgataaggttagagaacacatttggagggattattcaccattcctccatgcagaacttttcagattAATTGATATCCTTGTGTGATACCCACCTCTTAaattcatgggatttaagtctggagaaattacattacatttacattataggcatttggcagacgctcttatccagtgtgaCGTAGAACAAAGAGCAAAATGCATATCATcaggaacaagtgcgctgaaagaccttaGAGGGAACtggactgagatggccattgcagaacatggttgttgttttcactaatcattactgtgtggattttgaagtATATTTGGAGTGATTTTcttgctggacaatctacttaccaccaagtctcagcttcctagcacaGGCAACCATATTTtatgccaagatttcctggtactttgttgaattcattgtgccattgatcttaactgAACCACTGGCAGCAACATATATCCAAAATATCAATAActcacctccatatttgacaggcATGAAGTGCTTCTCCTTGTGTACATTCCTATTTTTCCGtgaaacatgttgatggtgtataTGGCCAAACATTACATATTGGTCTCGTCTGACCATAGcacatttggcaaactccagatacttggtcagtaagggctgtcttcgtgccacccttccaagtAGTTTGTtagtatggaggtgccattttatggttctctTTGAGACAAGATGCAAGCAATCCCTtccattcttaaactgtgatcctttgGTTCTTTATGGCCACCCTCGCCATCTTCCTCACCGTCTGTGGGGACAAGGTGCTCTTGCGCCCTCTTCCTGGAAAATTTCCTGGCAACCAttccatgtattttttttataagtggtatgtttaagcattaatgtattttcttggacccattaccagacttatgatggtcaattaccagctgtctcttctgaattgagggttctttggcttttcccatgcctATGGATGACAGAGATTTTTACCTCCTTTTTATATTCTCATtaaattttatattcatttttacacatatggttttcagaaaaaatgtgattactcaataaaaaaatgggagaaaatgtgaaaactatattgtatatactgtataaggaAAAccaatatacagtgctgtgaaaaagtatttgcctgaTTTCCTGCCATTAAGTATTTTTTGCACAGAATGGTTTCAGGTCTTTAGACATGTAATATTAGAAAGTACCATTTAATCTGAAAAAGTTAAACACCCAAACCACTCCTGTGAAAAAGTCATTGCCCCCTTAATCTTAAAAACTGGTTAAATGGTTGCACCACACAAGCAATAACTTATTCCTATACTTgctataattatatatttgtcTTCCAGGTATTTTAACCcacttttctttgcagaactgctttgaGACAAATTCATAGGTATgccatcaaaacaaaaacaaaaatatgaatgctCATCTCACAATTCAAAAAAGCATCTGGATTAtccaagccttttgggataatgtacTATTGACACGGGTCCCATTATACCAGCCATaaagcatttcacagtaagaacatcacACCAAGTAAAACATGGTGTTAGTGTGATGCTGTGAGGATGCTTTGCAGCCACAGGTCCTGGACAATTCATCTTATTGAATCATGAATTTGGTTCTGTACCAGAAAGGGcttaaggagaatgtctggtcatctgcacatgagctgaagctgaagcaagGGTTATGTAACAAGACAAGCATCTAAAACCCAAAAAGCAAGTTCACATTAAACAGATAtaccagaacagaaaataacctAAATTAAAGTTTTGGAGTGGTCCAGTCCTAACTTGACTCAAATAGAGAATGTGGCAGAAACTGAAAAGAGCAGTGCTCAAAAACCTACCAATGTTTCTTTATGAAAATTGAACAGGGGTTTAAACTCTTCCACtgcaatgtgaaagactgatatgacATTttaggaagtgtttggttggaATCATTTCACCTGCTAAAGGTGGAGAAACAAGTTATTAAATGTAAGGGGGcaattaatttgaatgaaaactcattaaatcaatgaaacgattttaaaaaattttaaaatatttggcaTTTACTCAAGTTCCccttgtctaatattacattttgtctaaagatgtGAAACcagtgtggggggaggaggagaaaaaaaaaaaaaaaaaaaaaaaccctataaGAGGCAATCAGGATACACCTGGATGGctagcaggctgatgttagcgttagggctgaccaatttcatttcctgtctttggAGGCTTTCAGCTGATGTACAGTTGCAAAATGAATCTCTGAGTTTCATCAATTAGTGAGTGAATACCAAGTCAATTCTGCCGTGATGCAGTGTGCAAAACTGGCTGGGTTTGTTACACCCACATGATCAAAACGACATTGATCGATGCAACACATTCAAACATCTGCAATAAAGAGTAATTTGCTAGGTAGCAGTTCCCTAGGAATTAAGCAAACAATCTTAGAAACCCAGTCAAGAATTAGTTGAAGTACAGAGCAACAAAACCTAGCAGACAGTCAGGCTCTGCAGACCTTCAGCCAAAAAGCAACTGTGCATgcgcatggggggggggggggggttgaaaaaGGAAAGGATGCCTGAGCAGtttattcacatttatttttgctttgagTGCTCACAGAAAATTCGAACACCTTCAGCAGGAGGTTAATAGCAATTTTGTAAGCAAAGTTACATTCCAACTCTAAGTCAAATTGGTCAAAGCTTCTCcagtatttacaaaaaaaacaaaaacaaaggacaaGATGCTACACAAACAATGCATGTTCTTCAAACTGTAAAGTGTTGTCTGCTGTAATTAAAACATAGCACAGTATGCAAAGGTTGTTCCACTTATCACAGCTTTGTTTGAGCTCAGAATTGCTTCAAAGATTAAGAGTActttaatattttatgtatCAAATTGAGTGTTGTGGAAAGAAACCTTGTGTGCTTTGAGATCAAAATTTGTACAATAATCACAGTTAAAAACACCCTGCCGGTCATACATACTTGTACTTACACTTTATTAAGGTCATAAAACCAGCAATAAACAAAGCCTATACAAACCTGCATTTCTACATAAATCACTGAAAAGTACAGATGAAAGAAGTGAAAAGCTCCTACAATTGAAATCCATTCTAAAGCTAGTTCTTTCAGGGAAAGGTTATGGTCTTCCCGTAACATTGATGACAGTGTCATTCACCATATTGTACACTTTACATAGATGACTTCATTTCCCGTTTAAGACTGCATTACCCAGTGTGGTGGATTCCCAGGCAACAGACACCACCTGAAATGTATCTGCAGCCCACACCCAGACATTTACACATTTCAACTTCCTGCCGACCTTTAGAACTGTAGGCACGTccgtacattacattttttacatgtataaaaattcaaaatatgcacacaaaaaacatttaatactGATGAAAAAAGgtacacagcagaacatggacGCATTTCTCTCTAGTATTCAGAGCCGTCCACACCTTCACCTACTGGAATGGCAGTAACACTGGATACGAACAGGGGTGTTGTTTTAGAGGGCTGTGGGGCAAATCAACTTTAAAATATCCCTGGCTTGTacacaagtttaaaaaaaaaaaaaaaaaaaaaaaaaaaaacagcacctgGCACATCGCCAATGTACAAGCAGGGAACAGTTCTTTGATTATCGGTTTTCCTTTTCCGTTTTTCCGTTTCGTTCGTCTCGATCCGAGGAGGCCGCCCGCTCACTCTGCGCTGGCGGCTGCCTCCGGGCTGGCGCCGGTCTCTTCTGTTGAGGGTGCAGGATCCGGCTCAGCTGCAGCCACCTCCGGCTCGGCCACTTGCGGTTCGGCGGCTTTCGGCTCTGCGGCGGGTTCGTCCACGGCAGGGCTCGGTTTCGTCTCCTCGGACACCGGCTTCTCCGCCTCGGCTGCAGCCTCGGCCTCCGGGGCGGCCGCTGTGGCGCCCTCCTCCTGGGCCTCGGCCTCGCCCTTGCCCTCCTCGCCGTCCTCCGCCTCGGCTTCCTCCTTCTTGGTCTTCTTGAAAGAGAAGCCGCTGAGCTTGAAGGGCTTCTTGAAGGAGAAGcgcttctttttctttttgtcgcCGTCAGCGGCCGCCTCCTCCTCTGGCTTGGCCTCACCCTCAGCGGTGGGGGCAGCCTCAGCGCTCACCTTCTCGCCCTCGCCACCCTCCTCTGCAGGTGCCACCTCGGGCTGCCCTGCCCCTTCCTCAGCCGGAGCACTCCCATTGGCCtgcgccccctcctggcccgcTTCCTCAGCGGTAGGAGAGGTGTCACCGTTTGCTTTCACATGACCGTTTTCCTGCAGGATCGCAAACATTACGTGAAATTAGTTTACCAAGAAAAATATATGCAGTTGTAAAATTGAAAAGCCAATGTGTAATCACTCTGCAACCCAGATACAAGATAGGAACCTAGAGCTCCTTTCAAACTCACAGCACAAGAGTACAGCCCACATAAAATTAGATGGAAATTCAATTGCTCATAACTCCACCAAATTCCAGGTGGAGTTCTCACACTTAATTGTTAAGACAGGTTCTCCAGGTTCTGTAAATCTCAGTTCCTCAGGTTAGCTGGACAGCTACCACCATCACCAAATTAAGTGCAGAGATTCTAGTCTCCACTTCATGTATGAGCACTCAATACAAAACCAATCAGTTTAAAAAAGCCAACTAAAATTATGCACCTTGTGGGCTTCATGCCTGTTTGGGCAAATATGACATGGGTGATTACATTCAAAGAGAATAGAGAGTAGCCCATTGACGAATgtaattttcaaactttatttgagGCCATATTAAGGAGTTCAATTGGAATGTCAACATTGTAGTCAGAATTGCccaattgccaaattaaagatttacatttacattgtacCCACAAATTTGCAGCAGTTTACTGTTCAAGCCATGTAGGCTACGCGCAGGCATACTGCTGGTCAGGTCTTTAGTCAGCGAATCAGACAAAATTAAAATCTATACAGATTAGAATTTAATAGATACcataggcgactggtctaatAACTATAAATCATAACATTTGCAACGTGTAATCTAATTAGTGAATGAGTCGCATTCGAAATATAAATGTTCATTCAGCAAATTCGAACTTAATTATTTCCATGTCCAACGTTTACCATCACCCTAATAAACACGTAGCCTAATGAACAAGTAGCCATGTACGCACTGCGTAGCGCACAGATGAACACCAATACAAGCTTCTGCAAATAATCTGTAATCATAGTGCAGCCCCTCCATCGGATAACCTTGTTTATATTTACAGCATGTAGCTACAGGCATAGATAAACTGTATAGTGAAAAACaatgtccctctctttctccccccccccccccatttccatTTCCGAAATAAAGTAGAATTGTTGGCATAATTTCCCTGCAGTGTATAAATCAAACGCATTCGCAAAATTTACTGTTGCATACAAATATAAGCCAAATTGCATAGAAACCATTGGCATAAAGTAAAATCGACTAGGGTATTGCAAAATTGCTAAATCTGTCAGAATCCCTGCCAAAAACAGACCAGATATGTAGCCACCACGACACGGTTATGTTACTGTAGCTAGATCATGCAATTATTGGACATTAACGTGACCACGGAATTGAGTGCccaaccctgtctgtaacaaagtccaatagcagcagattgGGCACATTTCATGtcaatcaagtctgtcaggcagaatTCACAGGGAAAAGGGATGGAAACACAAAGCATTAGAATTTCTTTAATAACACACGCtcaaccagcatgcctggacatCGCCTACACAGCTTTAACGGCAGACTGCTGGACATCTGTGAGCACGATGTCAATGTAAATCCTTAATTTGTCAATTAGGTAATTATCGGACTTGAATGgtttaaattaaatgtcaacattgtaagatggcccaaaataaatgcaattaaatttgtcAGTAGGCGAAgccagtttattttaaaaaaattaaaaattttaattaatttttttttttaaagatacgACCCCCCAGCGGTCATAAGCGGTATCGGTTACACGGTTAGCCGTATTCAAAATGGCATGGTAACAGAATTTGTCATATCCctagttcaagccccggtgtagccacgataagatgcgcacagctgttgggcccataagcaaagcccttaaccccacactgccctATAGGCGCTGCAAGGTGGCTGCCgactgcatttgacccatccaaGTTAACTGGGAGCAGAGGactattgaaccctgtggggtcatTTAAGTACATCTTCCAGCAATCAACAAGCTAGCTTGTTTGTTAGCCATTTGGTTTTGTGCTTAGCATCAAACCTAGATGGGTGACAATCAGCTAAGGTGTAATATTCAGAGGCCATTCGGAAATGGCCATTTAAATTGGCATAAATTGGCAAATGTATTTACCTAAGAGACAATGACAATTTTATGCAATAAAAATCTCAAACATCAATAACTATATCCCCAGCCATCTCCAAATAATTAATGCCATTGACAATAGCCCTTGTGCACATTAGCATGTCCGTCCACATGACTGTAGTCCAGACTCAAGTACCAGAAAATCTGAATCTGATAGTGAACCTAGTGCGAAGCGTTCTCTGCACAAATTACCATCTTTAACCAAAATCATTACTGATTACATAGCGGTTTGAAAAATATTCCATTCCCAGTCTGTCACAAATAACGTGCATCTCCGCCAACAGAGGATCAATTTTCCTGGCAATTCCTTTCCACCCCAAGCACCTACTATGCCATTGGTTTTTGTTGAAGCTAGTAATGGTCGATCAAACAAACACTGTCAAACAAAATAACATGCACAATATACAACGTGTACAAGTATAAAACTGAGGGAAAAGGTCAATATTGAAAAGGAGACCATGTAACCCTTCTTTTATTGATTATTGTAGTCATTTAGGTACAATTCTATGCAACACGGTTTGAGTGATTAGTTTCACATTTTGACATCTGTGTGACACCTTGGCTGATTGTCACCCAGATAGCAAAGAAATAACTGCTGACCAATAAAGAAGCAGTTTTGAAAGCAATATTACCTTTTTGGCATTACTATGAGCCAACTGGCTTGTGCTTCAAGACAGATTTCAGTAAAATTATCTTTGCAGACATGTCTGGAAAAACTGgtgtaaaaacaaaatcctCGATGTTAAGGCATTCATTTTAACAGCCCCATAAAAACCATTGCCTCCATTTACACAGCTAGGTGAATTACTTCTACCTCTGCACAGTTCCAACCATCATACTCCACCACACCAAATCAATTAGgcttactgtacatattttggTGGAACATGCCTTAACACAAGACCGACAACCCTAAATGCCATACCTGCAACGTAATCTATATTCATCACACACATGCTTATTTTAAGTATGTATCAGTGTTTGATCACATCCAAGTTGTTACATGACAAAATAGAAAAAGCATTTGCAATGTAGTGTGTAGAATCTGGGATGATCTTTGGTCCCTGGCCAAACACCCCATTTGTGTGAACCTATTTCCAGTAAAACCTGGAATGGCTTAAATTACTAAACACTGAAAGTGCCATTTCCAGCCCAGGCAATGGAAAAAACAAGTTCACTCTCTGCCACACTTGGATAGTGTTGAGCCATGCTGGGACGTGAAAGGATTCATCTGCTGCGTAGGAATGTAAACCAGAAGAGACAATATATGCATCCAAACAAACTATAAATTACTCAATGTGTCCATGGAAATACATATGAAAGTTACAAGAATGTCCTACAAGACTGAACACCTCCAAGCAGACCACTGGTAACACTGGTAAGCCATCATAACATGGGAGCATGTCAATATCGTGCCGAAAATGAAATTAACTTAAAATGCAGACTACTGACAACAAAATGAAGCTTCCCAATAACAGTACCACAACTTAGGTAGAACAGGTTAATTGTATGGAGGCATTATTGGTCCTCTATAGAACAGTCAAAATTAATGAATCTTGTGTCTTTTGCCAAGTTTACAGTGAGGCAATCTGATAAGACAAGCCTTGTAGCAAGGAGTCTAGCTTGCTAGCAGCAAAGCTCAGTTGGCAACTCTAAAACATGGGCCTCAGCTTGAGCAAGTGAATTCTAAGAGCCCCGGCAAACCAAGAGGCACCTGAATTCAGGGTTTTCCCTGGCATTTAAGAGGGCTTAGGTTATGTCACTTGATGAAAACCTATGCAATTTCACAATTTGGGATCAGTCATTACCATATTAAATTTTATTAACAGggatgcattttaattttatgcAGCCTATAATGCGACCAAAACTTATTGGCAGATGTTAGCCTTcttttgagccatttttggtggTGTAAAACCTGACCAGCTTTGTTTTAACCAAATTGATCAATTGTAAAAACAGCGTTGAGGTCTGCCCAAGCAGATTTAAGCATGGGCTGACTTAGCCTCTAAGGTTGAACAGCTCTACGGTTACTCTGGCTGTAAATTGTGGTTAAAGAATTGAGTGATAAAGTACATTTAACTGATGCGGAGGGTTATACTTTTCAACCCGAATATATGGATGAGGAGCATAGGCAGAAAAAGCCCAACTTGCTGAAGATGTATCAGCTGAGAGAGATGACagtgtaaacaaaaacaatggtgCATACGTCATATGCAACCCTGAGAAGTCATACTGCTGTAAGTGCATTCAGCAAGAGTTGCAAAGAAAGCTTTTCTGTTGGTTTAGGCAAGTGGTCCAAAACCAACTAAAAAAATTGTATGGCTATATTGGCATATCTTTATTACAGGATATGCATTTAtgggttttgtttattgatCGTGTTTTTTTATAGCTGGCAGGTGGCGTTTTAGCCACTGttaaatcaatgttatttggcTAGTTTTTGGCTAAGTAAGCTAACGGCTAATGTAGAGCGAGCTATGCAAACTTGATGTAGGAGCCCGACATGTCCCCAATGACACTTTTCAGACATGCATCCCTCTAACATTAGCTAAAGACAGAGTAAAAATGTGTGGATGAGCtaggaaaagaaaatacaggctTCTGTTCAGAGGGCAATGGGAGGTCCTACCCAGTACTACAAAGGTATACCCAACAAAATGTTCAGAGTATTCCCAAAAAGAAACTGTAGGGATGTTCAATGGAAAATGTTCAAGCTACAATCCAATTGCCTGGCTTATAAATGGAATGCATTCATTTTAGCATGAACAGCTACTTTGAATGTTTTCCTGGGTGTAGAAGTTAAAATCTACAATAGAATGGATTGTGGTTTTGTGAATTTGagcattgttttattggctaACCAAATAGAATCGTTCCCAATAACTAAGTCCATGAACCAAAAGGGTATCTTTACTAAGTTACTTCAGGGTTTACAACAGGTTACGGTGTAGGCCAGTGGTTCGCAAACAGTCCTGAGGGCACCCTGTATATGCcactttttgttccaaccacaattgcaattacAGAACTTTAACATTTCTCTTATTTCCCTTCCATGTTCAGAGGGATTTACCCTCAAAAAAcacatagctatgcatgccatgaagaataaaactatttatttttattgtgctatattgtaaACAATTATTTGATGAAATGTTAGATTGAGGTTAAACAATGGGCTCCTAATTAGGTTGCCGAACACAtgcttaatttatttcataaatgtatcAGACTGCAGGTTTGGTTCATTAGCTTCATTTTTGAATTGACCATCTTCCACATGGTTAGCTTTAGAGGCCAAGTGTCCACAATTTCACCTGTCTTTAGTTTGATCAGTAAAAATAGTTGCCTTTATGCAATTTCCTGCAATACccaatatgaacatgggaatTACATTATGTCAGACATGGTTTACAgggtttaagagggtaaataaccCCTTGAAACATCAATAGCACATAATGAAGAAATGAATAGCTAGGTAATGCTCTGgtattgcaattgtggttgggaGGGAAAAAAGTATACACAGGGGtaccccaggaccgagtttgggaaccactggtgtAGGCAACCAAGTTTTGAACAGTGTGTCGGCTCTATTTAGGTGTCCTGGCTTGCCGTTTGTTGCACACCAGCAAGGTCAGAGCGGTAAACTGTGTCCATGGCAACTCTATTAGCTGCCATTACAAGAGTGCTACGAAACTGATCAGCTGTCAAACAGTCAAATGTCAGTAGAAATGAATTtgcacacaaaatgacaaacaaaatctcTCAGAAATTACTGGTCTTGCATGATCATTTTTTTTATGCATATCATCATGGCACCCACTCTAGCGAGgggccaattttatttttaatataccGTTACGCCAGAAACGAATGACAGACAAGCATTTTGGGGAGACTATGAACTTACTAAACTCTAACGTAGAAAAGTTATAGCAATTTTGAAAAGATTTACATCCATCTTGATTTTGTAAGAAAAGATACCAGCGTTATGACAGGACATCTGAAATACACAATGTTTGATGATCAACTTAAATCAAATTTCATCATAACATTTGTcatcatctgaaatggttctgaatatcagttttcagaaaacatcttttaaaatcatatttcaaaattgacattttaaagTAGTAATTGCAAAGGAACTAGTAGGTGAAGAAAGACCTCTACATCATAATGAAGTCTCCAAACACCAGtcagacagatcagaaacactcttcaggaggcaggcataaATGTTTCAGTGACTATGGTGCACAGAAGATttcaaacagaactacagaggttACACACAAAATTCTACTAAATGACTTCAGCCAAACTCACTGGACAATTCTTCATCCAAGAGCAAGACAATGCTCCTAaacactgctaaagcaacaaattaatttttcaaagccaaaactgGAAACATGTGATGGGCTAAGTCAGTCATCTGATTTGAATCCAAGTgtacatgcatttcatatgctgaacAGGAATTAAGGCAACTAGCCTCCAAAAAAGGCAGAAGGCTTTTCCAGGTCTGAAGATGCTTAGTAGAGACCTGGaaagcatcaccagaga is a window of Conger conger chromosome 1, fConCon1.1, whole genome shotgun sequence DNA encoding:
- the LOC133136866 gene encoding myristoylated alanine-rich C-kinase substrate-like, which codes for MGAQFSKTAAKGEVVSEKPGDAAASTSKTNGQENGHVKANGDTSPTAEEAGQEGAQANGSAPAEEGAGQPEVAPAEEGGEGEKVSAEAAPTAEGEAKPEEEAAADGDKKKKKRFSFKKPFKLSGFSFKKTKKEEAEAEDGEEGKGEAEAQEEGATAAAPEAEAAAEAEKPVSEETKPSPAVDEPAAEPKAAEPQVAEPEVAAAEPDPAPSTEETGASPEAAASAE